AACCATGTTTCCAAAACACATTTGAGCTACCTTCTCCCAGCCCTTTTCCAAGGCCACAAGAACCTGCAGGGCAGGATCCTGCCCCAACGTAAGCATCTTGTTATACTGTAACACCACACACCTCCCAGAGGTGCACACACAGGCCCAGCCTAGTGGGGATGAGCTCACCAGCTGGAAATTCACCTGTGTCTCACCCAGGCAAATGAGGGTTTTTCACCCAATGGGTAAAAATAAGTTAGTGCCAGCATTTGCTCTAGGAGACAAAGAGTGCTTATCTCCTGCTGGGATATCTAGACAGGAGACCTAGCAAAGGTTGAAGAAAGGTTTGCACAGCTTTTTTGACAGACAACAGCCTGCACCAACCATCTCCTCAAGGAGGCCCCAGTGAGGCATCACTGCTGCTGGCCAGAACCTGctcaccagctcctccagcagtgcCCTCCCAGGGCCCAGCTCAGGACTTACTGCTCGATGGAGACAGTGGTATCAAGCTGGTGGTGAAGGAGGCTCTTCAGCTGCCTCTCTCCTTCAGTCTCCAAGTCTTCCAAGAGAAGCTCATCACTGGACAGGCTGCTGTTGACCCTGGGGCACATACACACAGTGGAGAAGTGGTCAGTAAGGCAATGGAAAAAACACTGCTTTAAACTCATCACTACTATAACCTCTCTTGGAGGTTTTTGCCAGACAgcttttgtgttgcttttttttataagagcaaacaaagaaacaaaccaacacacacacaataaaaaaaaaaaaaaaaaccaaacaaaaaaaaaacaaacaaaaccaccacataaaatatttttattgctggaaagctgttttgcatCAGTATCGAAAGAGACATCGTTAGTTTCAAATAACTAAAGAAATACAGCCACgagggagaagagaaacacTGAGTTTTAGCAGCACTCTATTGAAAactcccttttccttccactgGGGTGACCTGCATCCAggcagacagacacacacatacacacacccGAAATCCACCCCCCCCCGAGGACAGGTTGCGTGTCCTTCTGCTGACCCTTCCACTGGAGACGCACTCCTACAACGCGACCTCCTGCACCAACTCCACTCAGCCTTCCCgtgggctggaaggggaagCCCAAGTCTGACCCAGGTAACCTTTTTGGGCTGACTACACCAGCGAAGATTGAGCACAGATTCGCCCAGTTTTGGGGGAAAGTTTTCGCTGCCGCTTCTGGGACCAGAGCGGCTCCAGGGGTGTGTGACGGCACCGCGGTCCCTACAGGAACATCCCGCAAGGGGAGGCGCAGGATGGAGCCCCGGGCCGTGCCCTCACCTGGGGGCAAGGCTTACCCGAGCACCACGCTGGGTGTTTTGAAATAGGAGGAAACCTCGAAAGGAAACCAAGGAGACCCGCGCCAAGCCCCGAACGCGACTCCGCTCCGCTCACCTCCTCATGCCTGCAGCACGGCATTAGCTCCCCGGGGAACGCATCCACAGCTCCCGGAAGAGCCCGAACCCCCCCCGTAGCGCCGCGGGGAGCGCAGGGAGATGTAGTGCGGAAAGGCCGGGAGGGCGGGGCTGGTAACGTAACCGGGCAGATGCcccaggaaaaggaagagatttCATATTGTTCAACACGAAGTTGAACTGGCTCATGGCGGCTGCGGCCCGCGGGAAGCAGGACCGCCGCGTCGGCAGAGGCGGGGAAAGGCGGCGGCGCAGCGCCCGCGGCTCCCGCTGCCGCCCCGCTCGGCTCCTACACCCGCGACACCGACACGCAGCGCACAGATAACGCACGGGACACCGCCCTCAGCGCCCATTGGCTGGTAACGCCGCCGCCACACGCGGATTGGCCGGCGGGGCGGCAGGGGGCGGGGCAGCGGCGCCAGAGTTTCCGCGGCGACGGGGAACGCGTCCggaggcggcgggcggggggagGTTGTGGGCAGTGCGGCCagaacagagagcagaaagatTGGGATTTATGGGCAGCACAGAACACGTTCTGTTCTTCCTTCATCTGCCACttgtttttcctgcagaggTGAGCAGTGGCTGTTGAGATGGACAGTCTTTCCTCAGGCTCTGCAGTCCCTTGCCAAACTCCTTCATGGAGCTCAAGAAGAAGATGATGAACATTTTCCTaagaaatgctgcttctttaACATGTTGTAGCATACACGAACCTTGTTTACTAAGGAGAAGCAAACCTCTCTTTTCCCAAAGCGGGtaaaaagagaatgaaatcCTTTAGAAGGTTTTGAGCTGAGAGAAACAGCTAGAAGATACTTTTAGGCTAACCTCCTCTTGAGGAAGACAATAAGTAGGAAGATGGCCCTGGAAAACAAGGAGAGATTTGGGACCACAAAATGGGAGggagatttaattttttcagctgaaaggaAATGAGAACATGCAGGTGAAAGAGCTTTAGATACTCTAGGCTTCCCCCTGCTTTTCCCCATGAACCATTTCCTCTCTCCTACTGTTAAATACTGAGGCAAAGAATGCATATTCCTGAGTCATTTCCTCATCCTTGGTCATTAGGTTTCCCCCTGCATCCATAAGTGATGATCTCCCTAGTCCCTCATTTTGTTGGTAATATATCTgtagaaacatttattttttttaatctttcactGCAGTGGCCAAGTTGAGTTACCTCCTGCACAGCTTCACTGCATCTCTGCAGTCTTCCTAAGTTACCTGCCCCTTTTCCAAAGGCCATCAACTTTCCTTGTTTCTGACTTCCAGCCAAAGTTCTCTGTCCAGCCAGGCTGGTCTTCTTCCCTGACTGCTTTTGGGACATAGGGGGGACCTGCTCCTCTGCATTTAAGACTCCCTCCTTTAAGCATACCCAGCCTTCCTGGGCTCCTTTCCTCTTCAGGACTGTCCCCCAAGGGATGCTGTGGACCATGTCCTGAAACAGGCCAAGATCTTCCCTCCAGAAGTTCAAGGGGGCTGTTCTGCTGACTTTGATGATCTTTACACTTTCTAACCTGAGTTACTTGTCTATCTCCTAAAGGGCCCAGGTATTGCTGCTTTACAGAGGGTCCCCCAGCACAATCCTCCACTCCAGAGCCCTTTGCCTCAGTGgcttcctgcagcctcccagacTGGAGCGGGTGAACACCACTAAAACACAGCAAGGCCTGGCTTTGGAACAAACAGCAGATTTTattgcaagaaaagaaacaagctcCGATCGTTACTTGAGACCTAGATCCCCAATAACCTCTAATTGCTGTGGAGATTTCAGGTTAATCCTTCTAACATGGGAGTCCCTCAATCAAATGTGATCCGAAAGCTGCGCTCTTGCTCCTTGCGGCGGCTCTCACAAACTTTGGTCACCTCTTCTACCTTTCTCTGCAACACAGCTGTGGGAGAAACAAGCAATTCTTCTTAcaaccaccccaaaacacaaccctgcacagctcagcccacagaagcagaaagagtaACATTCAGTCATTCAGACTGGACACCACACAAAGGAGGAAAACCCAGCACGCAGCACCGATAATCCTCCAGggcaaaaaaaattgtctgaaaaATAATGAGGCACTTGGGGACTCGCAGGCATAAGCAGATGAAACCTGGGACATGTTGGGTGCCATGGTGCTGGGTGCCATGGTGCTGGGTGCCATGGTGCTGGGTGCCATGGTGCTGGGTGCCATGGTGCTGGGTGCCATGGTGCTGGGTGCCATGGTGCTGGGTGCCATGGTGCTGGGTGCCATGGTGCTGGGTGCCATGGTGCTGGGTGCCATGGTGCTGGGTGCCATGCCCATTTGTGGCAGCTTCAGGCACTGCATCAGAGCTGAGCAAACCTTGCCTGAAAAGGAACCAcgagctgctctgcagctccagaaaaACCCATTCATTGCTTTATAAAGCAGTTTCCCCAACTTTCACTTTCACAGCCCTAGTGAGGCCAGTCTAGTGGTGATGAGAGGAGCACTGCTTTATGCTGCCATGCCCCATGTGTGGCTAACATCAGCTATTGCTCCTGTGTTAACTGTGCTTGTGGGTAAACACATCCTGCTCAGTTGGACCTGGATTTGGCTTTCCCCTTGGGGGCTGGAAGGGGGGAATGACAGCATTAAACACACActttccccagttttcctgtttCAAAGGGAAATCCCACAGCGCTTtagaagttaaaatatttaaccTTAGTTTGACAGGACAAAGCATAAAGTTTTCAAGTCCTGGGCTTTGCACTGATATGTATCAAGCAGTACTTCATTTTGTAAACCATTGGCAGTTCCAAGAAACTACTTCTCAGCAGAGGCCTTTGATGCATGTCAGGAGAATTCAAGCACAGAAGGGATGGAATCATTGAAAGGGACAAGAAGGAGAAGATTGCTCAAGGAGCTTCAGGAACTTATGGTCAAAATGCACTTGCACACATGCTACATGCTTTCTATTTACATTCCAAAAAAGCTAAAAGGTGACTCTCACCTGAGTTTTGGTCAATCCACTGCAATGAATCCATGTGTGCATTCAAAATTTTACAGATTTGCTGAAGCTGTGTGGGAAGAGAAGGTGCAAGTCGTTGGTGACAGTCCATAAAAAGCAAAGGCAGTAAAAGACACCCTGCATGTGCCTGCTTTTGGAATACAATGCAAACAAATTTCTCCTTTCTACAGCTCCAGTAACGTGGCAGCCACTTTCCCAAGGAAGTCTGGGCAGCAACTGTcctgttttgcttctctttaCCATTAAGGAAATAGACTAGTGAAAAGTACACACCTGTGGCTCAGGCTTAGTCCAGTTCAGACCTAGGAATCACATCAATCACCTCACATTTGAGATGGCAAAAGTAAAAATGGAATGCGAGAAAAATCTCAGCCTGAGACACTGAAGGGAAATTTTTACTGACAAAAAGCTTGTCATAAAAGCCACAAGGAACACCAAGATCAGTTTAATACATATCAGCAAGAGCTGGCAATTCAGATCTTGTTTTCAGGGGGATGGAAAAGtagtataaaagaaaaaaactcagcaGCTACAGAGGGCATTCTGAACAAAATTTAGATTTGCCACAAGAATGATCCAAGCAGTGCAGCAGCTAGGTCAGCATTAAGAAATGCCTCTGACAAGAGTTGTAATCTAGACAAAAATTAGACAACAACCAATAACCAGAGCAAGATACTTGTAAAACTATTAACAGAACTGCAGTCAGCCTGGCCTGCATGGTGCTATAGTGCAAGttttaatagaaaagaaacaaccaaaggaaaaaaacaaaaagcccttCCTGAGGCTGAAACTGCACATAGCAGAGTATCCAGGAGTGGacaaagagttaaaaaaaaccaacattctTTGTCTCTTaccaatatattaaaaaaaaaaaaaaaaaaagagctttgatTTACCGGGTCACTTGTGTCTGCTGGGCCTCTTGATGTGTTCAAGTGCTCAGTGATGTCCTTCAGATCCTGGGCCATACGCTTCAACTGAGCATCAATGTTTTCAGCCAGTTTATAGCTGCAAAAGGCAGGGGAACCAAGGTCAGAATATTTGAAGGGAACTTCAGAAAATTGGTTACGAATCACACAAACTTTGGGCAAAACTTCTGTGCCTTCCAAGCAAGGCTGGCAGATACATGGGAACAGCAGCATTCAGTCACACAGATGAAGTAACTCATAGCCTCTTCCTCTCTTGACAGATACACAGGGATAGGAAGGAGTGTTTGAGGGCTTTCTGTAAGGTTTTGTCAGAACTGAAGGAACCAGCTAGCCCAGATTCTGCCAAGATTCATCTCTCTTCAACCTAACACTTATTTTAATTACCCTGCTACAGTTCAACACTTGACTTACAAGGCATGAGCCACACATAATGTATCCTGTTCTCATCACTTTGGTCACTAGTCACTAATTTTCAGGGATTATGCCAAAATTAGTAACCTTTTCCTAGAGAGTATTTGGCAAAAGCCAATGAATGATAAATCAATGCATTCATCCCAACTCTACTTCTTGCTCATTGATCATGACATTAGTCTGCTCATCAGATTTTTGTCTTACGTCCTCTCCCGTTCTTCATCTGCATGCTGCAAGTAGATAGTCCCACTCTGTTCCTTCACAGACTCCTCCAGAGGAGTCAACAAATCTTCAAGCTCTTTCTGCTGTGACAGAATGAAGTCTAGTTCCTGATCCAGTCTgtaaagagaaaacattaaCCACTCAGCTGAGAGGTTATATACGTTCTAGATCTGCCATACCACATTGcaagatttgtttcttttttgcatcCCTTCAAGTCTTCATAGTTTCATACCTCTTCTGATCAAGCTTCACTTTCTCTACTTCTCTGTGTAATGAAGTAATCTGCAAACAGAAGACAATCCAAATACAAAAACTCAGGTCAAGTGGTTGCAACTGAGAAAGCTAGCACCATACATGTGCCCACTAGAAACAAAAACTAGACCAAAAACTGAATGATGGGAGTTTGGCTTTGAAAGCTCCACTCCAACATAATTTACTACCATAAACCCATGGAAAAGATGCCCAAGCTTCAGCACCTATAGACCAGAACAGACACACAGCAAGTCTTGCACCCAGATATAACAGATCCACACCCATTCTTTTACAAGCAGAAAGTCCCACTAGATGGCTTGCTGCATCTGGAACACTTAACACCTCTAAGGATCTCAGCAAGCACAACCAGGTTACACTGAATGTCACCTGACCTTCTCTCCATTCTCTATCAGTGTCTGATCCCAGGCATTAACTTGTGTAGCTTGATGAAGAAAGTGTTTCTCTTGGTCTTCCAGTTCCAGACTCCACTTGTTTATCAAGCTCTCCAGCTGGGCATAAGTCATCACTGGAGGGGTGCTAAGAGGAAGTGCCAGACAGTACAGAACTCagaaacaacaaccaaaacaaatacaACAACACACATTTCCACCAGCACTAATACTCTCTCTTGCCCCAGCCAGGAAATACTCACGTGGTGGTGGTTGTAGTTACAGTAGCTGTAGAAGTCCCAGCTCCAATGGCACCAGTCGTAGTTAATGGCTTAAGATTCAAAGCAAAGCCAGAAGTCAAAGTTGTGCCTGAAAGAAGAGATTCAAGTCAAGCAGCAGAAGAGATCTGCTATCtaacaaagagagaaaaggtcCAATATACACTTCTAAGCACAGTGCTCTGTGAGCTTAAATAAGTCCCCTTAACAAAAAAGCAAGTCTCCCATCTCTCAAGAAGGAAGCACATCTTGACACAAAAGTAGTGTACTCTAAGTGCCCTACTTGTAGCTCTAGTAAAACGAGGACACGTTTTACACCTTGCACTCAACCTGGGCATTATTCAGGAGAAACACAGCAGTAGTTCACACCCCCTCAACCTTCTCATGTTTTAGCATCAAACCTAGTAACCACCAGCACACCCAGCTCATCTGCACCTTTGCATAAGATGAGATTTCTATGTTtttacaaatatacaaaaaCCTATCAGATGGTACTGTCAGACAGTCACGTGGCACTTCTAGGCACTGAGCTCAAATTTTGCACAGCTGCTCCAGAAACAAGCTTTAGAGCAGCATTCAAATTACTACACTGAAAACTGACTGGTGACTGTGTAAAGGAAAGGATATTCAGTCCTGAATCCCAGTACTGCAGCAGCAAATTCCACTGCAGGCCTCCCCTTCTTCAGCTGCTTCCAGCATCAGTTTCTTACTGGTGGCAGTGCTTGTGGCAGCAGCAGTTGTTCCAGGAACTTTTAATCCAAACCCAAGAGTTCCAAGACTGGCTGTACCAGTGGAAGGAGCACCAACTGTAAACAGAAGACAACAGTAAGATTTTGTATAACCCATTAAATACAGCAGCCCTTTGAAAAGCTCTGCCCAGCCTGCTCACTCATCTCCATCTGGTCTTTACTTGTATTAACCAGGGTTACTCTTTAGGTGAAGGATCATCCAGACACCACAGGAAAAGAGGCTGAAGCTATAAACACAGTCAGAATGCTCCATGGTTCTTCCAGGAGCCTTTATCAGCCCAGGGGCCAAGCTTCTCTCACTTCTCTTTACCTCTTTGGAATTATCTAACATTTAAGCACTATCAAATGCTAAAATAAGCAATGGGCACAGGCCAGAAATGCAATCTCTGCACCATTGGACTTGCTAAAGCAACACAGTTGCAGGTACTACAGGAAACACACTGGGCACATTTCAGTTGCCTGGGAACAGCCCACCTGTTATCAACCAGGAATGAGTTTTCAGACATCCCCATAAACACAGAAACCCCCTTAGTTTAAAAGCATTCTTAAACACCAAGATTAAGGGTCAGCTTTGGACCTAGAGTAGCAACCCAAGAATTGTAGAGCTACTAAAAATACAAGTTGTTAGGCTGGTATACAGATCAGCTGCAATCTGTAGGTGCTGCATTGAATGTAATCAGTGTGGCTTCAGCATAAAACTTGAAGGTCCTTGGGAAAAGCTGCCTGAATTTTCAGAGGTAGGTGTAAGACAGCATCATGTACAGAACAGTTGTATTAACACTGATAAACACTGACACTTACTGTGGCTGGTCACCATAATCAAAAGAAACTGAAGCGTTAGTGTCTCTTTGCAGGCTGAGGAAGAGATGTTAGGACTCTAAAAACCTGGGCTATTCCCTTAAAGCTGTCAACCAGCAGACACCATTTCCTGCCacacaaataattttgcaaGAAGAAACTTGCCAGTTATTACCAGAGGAACTCACAAACACACAGCTGCATGAATACTTGTTTTTAGCATGCTACATCTCCCCTGTCACAGGCTGCTGTCCTTAAAGAAATGCCAACAGCTATTACTGCAAGAGTCAAAGGCAGATGTAACCAGACTCAAGGCACTGATGTCTGGAAGACAGCAGCTAAATCATCACTAGAAAGCTCAGCTGtggatgaaaaggaaataaaaaaaaaacacctagGATATTGTGTCTTACGTGAGAGGCCCGTGGTGGTGGATGGTGTTGATGCTGAAGAACTCACTATAGCTGCAAGCAGGGGAGGCCCCGTGGAACCAAGAATGGAAGTTGTGGTTGTGGCAGCAGTTGTAGCAGCTGTGGATGTTACTACAAACAGAGAAAGCAACCACCTTGTacaaccaaaccacaaaaagtTCTAACCCATTTCAGAAGATTCATGCTGAGAACACACTACAGATTTGCCTATCCCCACCAACTTTTTCTGGATGTAagaattttaaactttttcctCATATCCTGTCTCTactctctctctttcccaaTGTACCCTTTAAACCCGTGGCTCCCTTCCACTATGCTCCAGCAATAAGTGCTCCTCAGAACTTGGCACATGGGATGCAACAGAATATACTGGATATGGAGTTCTATGGCAGTATAAACTGTCCCAAATTACAGATGCCATTGAAAATTCATGGTATAAAACACTTCCAGCCCACTCCCAGACTCCAGTTTAGCAGAATACTCGCAGAAGGGCAGCAGACTCACTGAGTCTTGAGTTATTATTTCAAgttaattatttcagttttcatgcTGGGAGTCTTACACcagaccacccaaccaggatgaaGAGGCAGATGAAGCATTCTACAAGCAGCTCAGAGAACTTATATGAGTCTTGGGTAATTATTTCCATAATAATTCAATGATTATCTATTTCCCCAAATAATTTCCTACCTCCAAGCTTGGTGCCAAAGGACAGAGCAGGTCCCTGGCTGGTACTGGTGGTCGGAGTTGCTGTGGGTACACCAGTGGCTGCTGTTGAAGGCAAAGACCCAAAGTTCAGACCCAACACAAGCAacataaataaaaggaatacaGAGTTGCAGAAATTCCTGCTCATCACAGCAGTGATGTCAAGTTAGAAGCCATAAAAGCGTAAGAAAAACATTAATGTTTGAGGTAAGAAATACTTTTCAGTATCCAGAAAATGAACTAGGGCCAACAGGCTCCTTacctaaaaaaaatttctaggATTCTACCACAGATGAACATCACCCTCACCCCAGGGCTGATGACCTTCCCTCCAAGGCCTGCACTGGTGCCAACAAGACTACCAAAAGCTGCAAAATCAACTTTtgccaggctctgcaggagTGGGAAGCTTCCTGCCACTGAGAAGGTAAACAGGGGTTTATCACAAAAACCAGCCAGATCAAGGTGCTGTCCTGAGAAACTTCCACAAGCACATGCTTTGCTTGACCAGACTGGCCCAGACAAGAGGCAGACTCCCTAGCCCACCTAAGCACATGTTCAAACTCTGGCAACTACTGTCATATGAAGAAACAGATTCAGACACACCTGCTGGCCTCAAGAAAACAATCAATCAATACAAGGTCAGTGACATGTGAGGCTGGAGACATTGGCTTCCCAATAAACACAGTGTGCCAAGGACTAAACAGAAATTGTTACTCATCTCTGAAGACCCTGGATAAGCATATCAGAAAGGCCACTGATTCCACCCAATTGCTTCCCCTCACaccagcagaagcaggaggGCCTCAGAACCTCCACATCATCCCCAGCTGTCCTCTGTGCTGACAGGCTTCCTGACTACAGCTGACACTTGAAGCCCAGGCACTCACCTGCAGGCTGCCCCCCAAGGCTGAAGGGGGTCGTTGACTGGGTTGCAGCTCCTAAGgtggcagcagtggtggcagcagctgcaggtgctgctgcaaAGGTCAACCCTGTGGGTGCTGCTTGCAGGCCTGCAGTGCCAACATTGAAGATGGTTGTTCCAGCTTGAGTTGTGGTACCACCAGAAAAAGTGAACCCTCCAGTTGTCCCAGACTgcgtggtggtggtggtggcagtggtggtggtggtggtggtgccagCAGATCCAAACACAAAGCCAGAAGGGGCTGCTGCCTGACTTGAGGGCACACTGGTTGGTACAGAGGTgccaaacccaaacccccctgTGATTCCAGGAGCTTGAGTTTGAGTGCTGCCTCCAAAGTTTAATTTTGGTGCATTTgccctggagaagaaaagaagccGACCTGGTTGAGGCATCAAGTACTGACTGGTTTTCATACAGACCATTTGCTGACAGAAGAAGCTGCCTTTCAAAAAAGCTGTGCCCTTGCCCAGATTAATGCTCCAATTTTGACCAAGACTGTA
The Heliangelus exortis chromosome 14, bHelExo1.hap1, whole genome shotgun sequence DNA segment above includes these coding regions:
- the NUP62CL gene encoding nucleoporin-62 C-terminal-like protein, translated to MSQFNFGSGAAGGGFTFGTPKAAITTAITTATGGFSFSMPAASGGFSFGSAAQTPAGSSQPAGLFSFSTPSSAAQPASFSFGTPATAAAAPAANAFPLGANAPKLNFGGSTQTQAPGITGGFGFGTSVPTSVPSSQAAAPSGFVFGSAGTTTTTTTATTTTTQSGTTGGFTFSGGTTTQAGTTIFNVGTAGLQAAPTGLTFAAAPAAAATTAATLGAATQSTTPFSLGGQPAAATGVPTATPTTSTSQGPALSFGTKLGVTSTAATTAATTTTSILGSTGPPLLAAIVSSSASTPSTTTGLSLGAPSTGTASLGTLGFGLKVPGTTAAATSTATSTTLTSGFALNLKPLTTTGAIGAGTSTATVTTTTTTTPPVMTYAQLESLINKWSLELEDQEKHFLHQATQVNAWDQTLIENGEKITSLHREVEKVKLDQKRLDQELDFILSQQKELEDLLTPLEESVKEQSGTIYLQHADEERERTYKLAENIDAQLKRMAQDLKDITEHLNTSRGPADTSDPLQQICKILNAHMDSLQWIDQNSAVLQRKVEEVTKVCESRRKEQERSFRITFD